A window from Exiguobacterium marinum DSM 16307 encodes these proteins:
- a CDS encoding PstS family phosphate ABC transporter substrate-binding protein, which translates to MKLLKFSIGTIFILFVTIVISIFVALFTMGDPITLGRPIIWTVWYIAVLLIVCMGLYDFSSFSKQKIRKVLGWGALAGVVLFASVKGYYMYQDSLKIEERGVELTDYQPFTNSGQLAKLDHEATVEFEEGLPRLDGATALYPMYASFVETVYPETETYDPYNDQTSKVVSTTTPEAYSRLMNNQTDMIFVAGPSDRQLQAAEQKDVSLHMTPIGREAFVFFVHEDNPVESLTMEQVRGIYSGDIRNWEEVGGNSEAVRAFQRPEDSGSQTALQKMMGEQKLMEAPVEDVPEGMGGIIQQTSSYRNHKNAIGFSFRYYATEMVRDHKIKLLRIEGIEPTVETIQDGSYPLTSEFYAVTTEEKAEQYEDFLEWLESEDGQTLVEKTGYVRLD; encoded by the coding sequence ATGAAACTATTGAAGTTTAGCATTGGGACCATCTTTATTTTATTTGTCACGATTGTGATTTCCATCTTTGTCGCCCTTTTTACGATGGGAGACCCGATTACACTAGGGCGACCGATTATTTGGACGGTATGGTATATAGCCGTTCTGCTCATCGTATGTATGGGACTCTATGATTTCTCGTCCTTTTCAAAACAGAAGATTCGGAAAGTCCTCGGCTGGGGAGCGTTGGCCGGTGTCGTTCTCTTCGCTTCTGTGAAAGGATACTATATGTATCAAGATAGCTTGAAGATTGAAGAACGCGGTGTGGAGTTGACGGACTATCAGCCCTTTACGAATTCAGGACAACTCGCGAAGCTCGATCATGAGGCCACGGTTGAATTTGAAGAAGGGTTGCCGCGATTAGACGGGGCAACAGCGCTCTATCCGATGTATGCCTCGTTCGTGGAAACAGTCTATCCGGAAACGGAAACGTATGATCCTTATAATGACCAAACGAGTAAAGTTGTGTCGACGACAACGCCGGAAGCATACAGTCGACTAATGAACAATCAGACTGACATGATTTTCGTTGCTGGTCCATCTGACCGTCAGTTGCAGGCAGCGGAACAAAAAGACGTCTCTCTACATATGACACCAATCGGTAGGGAAGCATTTGTTTTCTTCGTTCATGAAGATAACCCAGTCGAGTCTTTGACGATGGAACAGGTTCGTGGAATCTATTCGGGAGACATAAGGAATTGGGAAGAGGTCGGCGGCAACTCGGAAGCCGTTCGAGCTTTCCAACGACCGGAGGATAGCGGCAGTCAAACAGCGTTACAAAAGATGATGGGCGAACAGAAGCTCATGGAAGCACCGGTAGAAGATGTGCCTGAAGGGATGGGCGGAATCATCCAACAAACCTCATCTTATCGAAACCATAAAAATGCGATTGGATTCTCATTCCGATACTATGCGACAGAAATGGTGCGTGACCATAAAATCAAGTTACTTCGTATAGAAGGAATCGAACCGACCGTTGAAACGATTCAGGATGGGTCGTATCCACTGACTTCTGAATTTTATGCGGTGACTACGGAAGAGAAGGCAGAGCAATATGAAGATTTTTTAGAATGGCTCGAAAGCGAGGATGGACAAACGTTGGTTGAAAAGACGGGCTATGTCCGTCTCGATTAA